One Spirochaetota bacterium genomic window, ATCGACCTCGACAGGGATTGTATCGATATGCTGGCTTTTACCGGGCATAAGGGCCTCCTGGGCCCGCAGGGCACGGGTGGCCTTGTTCTTGGCACCGGATTCGATCATCACAGGATAAAGCCTCAGATAACCGGGGGAACCGGCAGCCTGTCAGAGATGGAGTATCAGCCCGATTTTCTTCCCGATATGTGCGAGAGCGGCACACCCAACACGGTGGGCATCGCGGGATTGTCGGCCGGACTGGATTATATTTTTGAAGCAGGCCTGGAGGAAATCCTTACAAGGGAAATGGCGGCGGGCGCCCTTCTTCGCGAGGGGTTGGCCTCTATCGATGGGGTCACCGTTTTTTTCGGCCCGGGCGGTAAGAGTCACCTTAGCACGTGTTCTTTCATTATCGAGGGGCTGGGGATGGGTGAAGTCGGTTTGGAGCTGGACGAACGGTTCAATGTGCTGTGCAGGGTTGGCCTCCACTGCAGCCCCCTGGCGCATAAATCGCTTGGGACGTTCCCGAACGGCACTATTCGTTTCAGTCCCGGAATTTTCACCAGCCGCGAGGAAATAACGCAGGCGGTCGGTGCGGTCAGGCAAATTGCGGCTCATTCCTGAGGCGAAGGGATCGTGGATGCTTCAATCCAGTCCAGGTATGGCTGATGGCCTTCCTCTATGGGCATCGTGACAATCTCCGGGACTTCGTAGGGGTGTTCGGAAAGAATCGCCTCTTTCAGGCCGGGGAACAGTGCTCTCCTGGACTTGATGATCAGGAGGCACTCCTGCTCCCGGCAGATTTCCCCTTTCCACCAATACACGGAAATCAGGCCGCTCACGATGTTCACGCATGCCGCCAGCTTTCGTGGAACCAGCGTCTGGGCAATTTTTTCCGCAACCTGCAGTGAGGGGACCGTACACAAGATAACGATATAGTCCGACATGAGGTTCTCCTTCTTGAAAGATTGTCTTTCCCGTCGCTGGGCGAGCAAAACCCTCCAAATAACAGCCAAAGGATGATGGCGCCTCTGAAGCCATCATCGATTCCGCTCGAACCCGTGCCCCGTATCCTTTCAAATTTGTTCTCAAGATGCAATATTTTATTGAAATTGGAATGGGGCGGATTGATAGTGATGCCCAATTGGATCAAGGCAGGTTTCATGGTACACGTATTCGCACTGAAAAAAAGCTTTGTCATCCGGAAAAGCGGGCTTTTTGAGAAACCAGCACGGGTGAAAGCGGTCGATGGCATCAGTTTTTCGATCCCGCAGGGGAAGACGCTCGGCATGGTGGGCGAGAGCGGCAGCGGCAAATCAACGGCCGCGCGGGCAATGCTCAGGCTGCTTGAACCCGACAGCGGGCGCGTGCTCGTGAACGGGATCGACGTCGGCGCGCTCGGAAAGAACGAGCTCAGAAAGTTCAGGGTAAACATGCAGATCGTGTTCCAGGACCCTTATGGTGCACTGAATCCCCGGATGACCGTCGGCAGGATCATCGCGGAGGCGCTTAGAACGCATACAAACCTGAATAAGGCTGAAATCCGGGACCGAACGGTGCATCTGCTTGAGCTGACGGGGATGCACGGAGATCACTTCGACCGATATCCGCACGAGTTCAGCGGCGGTCAACGACAGCGGATCGGCATCGCGCGCGCGATCGCATTAAATCCGAAATTCCTGGTGCTCGACGAGCCGGTATCGGCCCTGGACGTGTCGATCCAGGGACAGATACTGAACCTGCTCGCGGACCTCAAGGAAAGGCTCTCGCTGACCTACCTGTTCGTCGCGCACGATCTTGCCGTCGTGGAGCATATCAGCGACAGGATTATCGTCATGTACCTGGGAAGGATCGTCGAGGAGAATTCGAAGCAGGGTCTCTATGCCGAACCGCTGCATCCCTACACGCAATGCCTGTTGAAATCGATCCCCGAGAAAAAGCCGGTGAAGCACGGCTTTTCCGCCCTCAAGGGAGAAATACCGTCACCCGAGAACCCGCCTTCGGGCTGTCATTTTCATCCGCGGTGTCCGTTCGTGATGCCCGTGTGCAGGGAGGTGTATCCGTATCTTAGGAACGTTGGTGACGCGCGTGTCGCCTGCCACCTGCACTGAACGTTACCGGATTAATCGGACCTGATTTTCTCCCGCAGCGACCTGTAGCGGTCCTCGAGAATCCCGGAGGAGTGAAATGTTTTTGGCGAGTACTTGACGGGGCTCGGCAGGATGGTGATGAGCCTTACGGCCTCGTCCTGCGAAAGGTTGTCCAGGGGTTTTCCGTAATGGGTCCGCGCCGCCTGTCCAAGCCCGAATACCCCCCGGCCAAGTTCCACGTAATTCAGGTATAGTTCGAGTATCCGCTTTTTGGGCATCGCGAGTTCCATGGTAAGCGCCGCGATGATTTCGGCGTATTTCCTGAAATAACTTTTTTGGGGCGTCAGGAAAAGCGTCCTTGCGAGCTGCTGCGTGATGGTACTGCCCCCCAGGAAATTTCCCCCCAGGCCCTTGTTCATCGCATACGCCCTCTTGAGCGCATTGACATCAATTCCGCGGTGCTGATAAAACCCCGCGTCCTCGCACGCAATTGTGAGATGCGGAATCCACGGTTTTATTTTGTCCAGCGGCTGATATAGAACTTCCCTGATTTCATGCTTGTCAATATGGTGCCGATACAGCATGAGCGTTGAGGACGGCGGGTTTATCCTGGAAAAAACCAGCGAAAGGCCGAGTATCGCCAGGAAAAATAGCACGTGCACCCCCGCGACGGCGAGCAGCGCGAATTTGATAATTCTGAATATCAGTCCCATTCAAATCTCCGCCAAGGTCCAGCGCCACATCTCACCCTAAGCCGGCCCGGCGGTCAAGACTTTACTTTGAAGAATTCGATATGGGCGTTCAGTGATTCCGTCTGGGCATTGATCTCTTCGGCCGATGAGGCGATTTCCTCGGCGCTCGCGGCCAGCGACTGCGTGATTTCATTGATCTGATCGACGGTAGGTTTAATATTCTCCTTGTAAGCTTGAAGATCATCACGGTAATAATGAGTGAAATCACCAGCAGGAAGAGTGATATGTGGACGAGCAGCATGTTCAATTCAAAGAATAAGTCCGACGTGGGCATGAGGAGAACGAGCTTCCCTTCAATTACAGGCATGGGTATGGTGAATCCGGTATAGGCCGTACCTTCAACGACCAGTAGGTGATATATTCCCTTGTATAATCAAAAGCATACAGCTTACGCGCCCGGTCACGTGGTTCTGCTTCTCGGGATCAATGCAAGATTCACGCATTCGGCTCTGGCCCTGTATTCCCTGCGGCGCTATTGCGACGGCCTGGACTACGAAATATTTGTTAAGGAATGCAGCATCAATATGCAACCGGGGGTGTTGTTGAATGAAATCGCGTCTCGGAACCCGGCGATTATCGGAATTTCCGTCTATATATGGAATGCCCATTATATTCGGGAAATCCTGCCTCAACTCGCGCGGCTGTTCCCCAGGGCAAAAATCGTGCTCGGCGGTCCCGAGGTGAGTTATAATTCGGAGGAGTGGCTCGATGAATTTCCCGAAGTAACGCACATCATTCAGGGAGCGGGTGAAGCCGGGTTCAGGCGTCTGCTGGAAAATAACGGGGAGCTCCCCGAAAGGGTTGTCAGCGTATCAAACCCCATATTTTCATCCATTCCCTTTCCCTATACTGATCTCGACCTCGCGAATTTCGGGCACCGATACGTCTATTATGAATCAAGCAGGGGTTGTCCTTTTCGATGTACTTATTGCCTGTCCTCACGGGAAAGTATGCGTGTCGAGTATCGAGATCCCGAACAGGTATGTCGCGAACTGGAATCCATCCTGAGACACGAACCGAAGATCGTGAAATTTCTAGACCGGAGCTTTAACGCGCGCGTGTCGCACTCAAGGGCGATCTGGAAATGGCTGATTGAAAAAAATGCGTCCACGAAATTCCATTTCGAAATTCATCCGCAGGTGCTCGAAGAGGAGGATTGGCAGCTCTTATCGCGGGTTCCCGCGGGAAGGTTCCAGTTCGAGGTGGGAGTACAGACGATTAATTCCCGCTCCCTTCGCGCGGTGAAGAGGGCAATGGACTGGGAAACGGTTCGCTTCGCAATCCACCAGCTCATCTCCCGGACGAAAATCAGTGTCCACCTGGATTTGATCATGGGGCTCCCCTGCGATACGATTGAAAATGCCCGCGCCTCGTTCAACGAAATTTACAGGCTTGGTCCGCAGCAGATACAGGTTGGGTTTCTCAAGGTACTGCCGGGAACGGAATTACGTCTTCGAAGTGAAAAACTGGGTATTAAGTTCAACCCGGAACCTCCCTATGAAGTAATCTCGACCCCCTGGATATCAAGCGGTGATCTCGATATGCTTAGAACAATTTCCAGGCTCATTAATAATTTGTTTAACAACATGCGATTTCCCCGCATAAGTGCGATGCTGGAAACAATGCATCCGGATCCGTATTCACTGTATGCGGATCTGGCAGTATGGATGGAAAAGAACGGCCGCAATCCGTCAGTTAAGAACGCGGAACAATGCGCTCAAAACCTGGTCGAATATGCCCTGCACGTGGTGCGCTGCACGAGGGACCAGGTTATTGCCGATATTACCGCGGATTGGGAAGGCTTGAGGAAAACAAAAGTGCTTCCAAAAGGGGTGCGATCACTTTTTTACGGATGAATAATTTACCAGGTACTGGCCTGTCCCCCACTTTTCCAGCAGCATGGTATACGCCTGAAGTATATCCCGGTGAGTGAGAATTCCGGTCACCACGGGGTCCGAAGCGGACGAAACAACGGGGATCGTCTGGAGATGGTATTCCTCCAGTTTCTGAATCGCGACGGATACGGACTCGCCGTCCGTTACTATGGGGACGCGCGTCGCGAGGTCGCCGGCGATCAGCAGGTCGGTCATGTCCGTGGATGCAATTACCTGACGGATTTCATTGAGGGAAATCACCCCGACCAGCCTGTTGCGGTCATTGACTATGCACACGTCCCCGTATATCGAGTTTATCAGGCGGTCCACGACGCGCGGGAACGGTGTCCTGAAATTGAGCGAATCGAAACTTGTTCTCTTGAGCTCGCTGACCTTTATCTTGCCGAGGAGGTTTATTTCCCCTTTTTTGGTGATGTCGATCCCGTCTTGCAGGAGCTCGTTACTGTACACGGTACCGTGGTTTACATAAACTACCACGAGATACGCAATTATCGATACGAGCATCAGCGGAAGAATAAACCGGTAGTCGTTGGTCACCTCGAACACGAGCAGGATCGCGGTGAGCGGGATAGAGTTGATTCCGGAAAGCACCCCGCCCATGCCTACGAGAGCGAAGGTGATCGGGTTCAGCGTCGTGCCGAAAACCAGATTTATCAGACCCGCAAATGAATAGCCCAGAAATACCCCCAGCATGAGGGAAGGGGCGAATATTCCTCCGTAAGAACCCGCCTCAAGAAAAAGACATACGAATACCATCTTGCACATGAGAAGCACGAGCACCAGTTCGAGTGAGAACCTGAGGCCGAGAACGTCGTTGATCGCGGAATAGCCGATCCCGTAGAGCTGATGAAAATAGATGAGCACGACACCAAATATGACTGATACGGGGATCAGCTTAATGAATGGATTGGTAATTTTCAGGAACTCCGTGAAGAAATGCCGGAAAACCCCGCGAAGCCAGAAAAACAGGATCGAGAGGAATCCGCAGAGAATGCCGAGAACCATGAACCAGGGGTACTCGAAAATTTCACCGGTGCTGTAGGCAGGTATAATAAATACGTGATGGTTTCCCAGCAATGCGCGCGAGATGATATCGGCGACGACGGCGGAGACGATGAGCGCGCTCAATGCCTGGTTCTTCAAATCGTTCATCAGGATGACTTCGATCCCGAAGAATACCCCCGCGATGGGCGCGTTGAAAACGGCGGCGATCGCCGCACCGGCGCCGGCGGCGGCGTACATCCTCATGTCCTCAGGTTTCAGGCCCAAAAGCTGGGAGGCGTACGATCCCAGGCCGCTTCCCATCTTCGCGGCGGGGCCCTCCGGTCCCAGCGGCGCCCCGGAACCGATGGAGATGATGGGTGCGAAAAAGTGAAATACGGTGTTGGTCAGGGGAATGTTCCCGTTGCGCAGGAGAATGGCCTTGATAACGCTTAGTACGTCTTTTTCCCTGGAGATCGCGGGAAATGCGAGGGTCATGGCGGCGACGATCACGCTCCCCAGGACCGGGAATATGAAAATCAGGTCGACCCCCAATGAAAGAGCGTTTCCGGTGCTCATGAACTCGAATAATTTCCTCATACCCTCGAGCAGGGAATGAAAGAACACCGCGGCGAGTCCCGCGATGATTCCAATGAGCACGGACATTAGGATGTGCGAGATATATCGGGTTATGTCGGTTTGCAGGTACCGGGATCGGAAAATTCTGCCCAGCCTGCTTTTTAAGTTCATATTTTCGCCTGACGCCGGCAGTAAACGTTCATCACGCATCGACGGGGATTTCAAATATTCTGAGCACATCTTCGGAAGAAGCGGATTCGATAAGCCTGTTCCTGGCCCCCTCCTGTTTTAATACCGACATTATTTTTGATAAAAGCTTGAGGTAGTCCTTGTGCTGTTTTTCGCCCGCGGCGACAAGTATGATGATGTGAACGGGATGGCCGTCTATAGACTCGAAATCGATTCCCTGCTTTGATACGCCGATAGCGAAGGCGACCTGGTTCACGCTCGCTATCTTTGCATGCGGTATGGCGATTCCAAACCCTATCCCGGTGCTCATGATTTTCTCGCGCTCGATGAGTGCGACGACGAGCTCTTCAAGGTCTTCGCACACCGCTGATCCCTGGAACGACCGTGCGAGTTCCTCGATGGCCTTGAACTTGTTGCGGGCTTTGAGTTTGCGGATATACGCCGGGCTGGAATAATCGCTGAGTTGTGTCATCGTGCAATTCCTGGTTGCTTTGAAGACAGCGTGAGACTCCTGCCTTTCATAAGATGCTTTATTCCGTCATCCATGCCCTCAAGGGTCAGCTCGAACATGGGAAACAATTCCTTGATCATGCGTGTCGTTTGAATATAATCCCACGATCTTCGCGGGAGGGGATTCAGCCAGATGGAATCCTTGAACTTGTCCCGGATGCGCTGTAGCCACACGATGCCCGCCGTGTCGTTATGGTACCAGTAATCGATGGCGCCGTTTTTCCAGGTGAGCTCGGAGGGCGCCATCTCGGCGTCCCCTACCAGGATAAGCTTATAGTCATTGTCCTCGCTTTTTAGCAAGTCCGAAACCGAAATGGTATCGCGCCTTTCGATATCGACCCACAAATCCTGGTAGGGACAGTTGTGGAAGTAATAATGCTTGAATCGGCTTATCTGTGACGACGCCGCCGAGAAGAGCCGTTCCACGAGCTGGGCATAGGGCGTCATCGACCCGCCCACGTCCATCATGAGGATTACCTTTGCCGCCTTCTTCTCCTTGTTTTCCCAGACAAGCTCGATCTCACCCGCGTTTTTGCTGGTAGTTTCGATGGTCGCCTCGAGGTTGAGTTTTTCCTCGGGCGATATCGGCAACAGGGCCCTCAGGTGCGCAAGCGCAACCTTCATTTGCCTGGTATCCAGGGTGATAGTGCTTGAATAGTTCTTAAAGACGCGCTTTTCGGCAATCTGGACGGCGCGTTTGTGACGGGATTCGCCCTGGCCAATTCTTATACCCGCGGGGTTGTAGCCCCAAGCACCCTGAGTCGAA contains:
- a CDS encoding aminotransferase class V-fold PLP-dependent enzyme, whose protein sequence is MIYLDNAATSWPKPPGVQPAMAGYMTDIGANPGRSGHRLSVDAARILFDTREKLARLFKGSDPSRVIFTMNATAALNLAMRGILREGDHVLTTGMEHNSVMRTLNDLRGRGVLYSILPTPPNGVCDADDLRNAVRKNTVMLIINHGSNVNGAVQGIAGFGKIARELGLCVLVDAAQTAGIIDIDLDRDCIDMLAFTGHKGLLGPQGTGGLVLGTGFDHHRIKPQITGGTGSLSEMEYQPDFLPDMCESGTPNTVGIAGLSAGLDYIFEAGLEEILTREMAAGALLREGLASIDGVTVFFGPGGKSHLSTCSFIIEGLGMGEVGLELDERFNVLCRVGLHCSPLAHKSLGTFPNGTIRFSPGIFTSREEITQAVGAVRQIAAHS
- a CDS encoding divalent-cation tolerance protein CutA — translated: MSDYIVILCTVPSLQVAEKIAQTLVPRKLAACVNIVSGLISVYWWKGEICREQECLLIIKSRRALFPGLKEAILSEHPYEVPEIVTMPIEEGHQPYLDWIEASTIPSPQE
- a CDS encoding ATP-binding cassette domain-containing protein; this translates as MVHVFALKKSFVIRKSGLFEKPARVKAVDGISFSIPQGKTLGMVGESGSGKSTAARAMLRLLEPDSGRVLVNGIDVGALGKNELRKFRVNMQIVFQDPYGALNPRMTVGRIIAEALRTHTNLNKAEIRDRTVHLLELTGMHGDHFDRYPHEFSGGQRQRIGIARAIALNPKFLVLDEPVSALDVSIQGQILNLLADLKERLSLTYLFVAHDLAVVEHISDRIIVMYLGRIVEENSKQGLYAEPLHPYTQCLLKSIPEKKPVKHGFSALKGEIPSPENPPSGCHFHPRCPFVMPVCREVYPYLRNVGDARVACHLH
- a CDS encoding monofunctional biosynthetic peptidoglycan transglycosylase; protein product: MGLIFRIIKFALLAVAGVHVLFFLAILGLSLVFSRINPPSSTLMLYRHHIDKHEIREVLYQPLDKIKPWIPHLTIACEDAGFYQHRGIDVNALKRAYAMNKGLGGNFLGGSTITQQLARTLFLTPQKSYFRKYAEIIAALTMELAMPKKRILELYLNYVELGRGVFGLGQAARTHYGKPLDNLSQDEAVRLITILPSPVKYSPKTFHSSGILEDRYRSLREKIRSD
- a CDS encoding DUF4080 domain-containing protein, whose product is MVLLLGINARFTHSALALYSLRRYCDGLDYEIFVKECSINMQPGVLLNEIASRNPAIIGISVYIWNAHYIREILPQLARLFPRAKIVLGGPEVSYNSEEWLDEFPEVTHIIQGAGEAGFRRLLENNGELPERVVSVSNPIFSSIPFPYTDLDLANFGHRYVYYESSRGCPFRCTYCLSSRESMRVEYRDPEQVCRELESILRHEPKIVKFLDRSFNARVSHSRAIWKWLIEKNASTKFHFEIHPQVLEEEDWQLLSRVPAGRFQFEVGVQTINSRSLRAVKRAMDWETVRFAIHQLISRTKISVHLDLIMGLPCDTIENARASFNEIYRLGPQQIQVGFLKVLPGTELRLRSEKLGIKFNPEPPYEVISTPWISSGDLDMLRTISRLINNLFNNMRFPRISAMLETMHPDPYSLYADLAVWMEKNGRNPSVKNAEQCAQNLVEYALHVVRCTRDQVIADITADWEGLRKTKVLPKGVRSLFYG
- a CDS encoding chloride channel protein, whose amino-acid sequence is MCSEYLKSPSMRDERLLPASGENMNLKSRLGRIFRSRYLQTDITRYISHILMSVLIGIIAGLAAVFFHSLLEGMRKLFEFMSTGNALSLGVDLIFIFPVLGSVIVAAMTLAFPAISREKDVLSVIKAILLRNGNIPLTNTVFHFFAPIISIGSGAPLGPEGPAAKMGSGLGSYASQLLGLKPEDMRMYAAAGAGAAIAAVFNAPIAGVFFGIEVILMNDLKNQALSALIVSAVVADIISRALLGNHHVFIIPAYSTGEIFEYPWFMVLGILCGFLSILFFWLRGVFRHFFTEFLKITNPFIKLIPVSVIFGVVLIYFHQLYGIGYSAINDVLGLRFSLELVLVLLMCKMVFVCLFLEAGSYGGIFAPSLMLGVFLGYSFAGLINLVFGTTLNPITFALVGMGGVLSGINSIPLTAILLVFEVTNDYRFILPLMLVSIIAYLVVVYVNHGTVYSNELLQDGIDITKKGEINLLGKIKVSELKRTSFDSLNFRTPFPRVVDRLINSIYGDVCIVNDRNRLVGVISLNEIRQVIASTDMTDLLIAGDLATRVPIVTDGESVSVAIQKLEEYHLQTIPVVSSASDPVVTGILTHRDILQAYTMLLEKWGTGQYLVNYSSVKK
- a CDS encoding PTS sugar transporter subunit IIA produces the protein MTQLSDYSSPAYIRKLKARNKFKAIEELARSFQGSAVCEDLEELVVALIEREKIMSTGIGFGIAIPHAKIASVNQVAFAIGVSKQGIDFESIDGHPVHIIILVAAGEKQHKDYLKLLSKIMSVLKQEGARNRLIESASSEDVLRIFEIPVDA
- a CDS encoding VWA domain-containing protein; the protein is MFINFFFILKSYGIPVSLHEWITLHHALTKNLNDCSLTRFYHIARSILVKNEIYFDKFDLAFLDTFKDIETTDEMLEKILAGLKKVKELHLTEEEKRAIDELNLDEVLRNFEEQLRQGHYKEHVGGNKAIGTGGRSTQGAWGYNPAGIRIGQGESRHKRAVQIAEKRVFKNYSSTITLDTRQMKVALAHLRALLPISPEEKLNLEATIETTSKNAGEIELVWENKEKKAAKVILMMDVGGSMTPYAQLVERLFSAASSQISRFKHYYFHNCPYQDLWVDIERRDTISVSDLLKSEDNDYKLILVGDAEMAPSELTWKNGAIDYWYHNDTAGIVWLQRIRDKFKDSIWLNPLPRRSWDYIQTTRMIKELFPMFELTLEGMDDGIKHLMKGRSLTLSSKQPGIAR